A window of the Molothrus ater isolate BHLD 08-10-18 breed brown headed cowbird chromosome 16, BPBGC_Mater_1.1, whole genome shotgun sequence genome harbors these coding sequences:
- the LOC118692525 gene encoding acyl-coenzyme A synthetase ACSM4, mitochondrial-like: MKLLLKLQNLKLLWILKPPNRTFHGHPRLLSSDVHSQYESIRQGKQEIPKYFNFASDVLDRWSEIEKAGKRPSNPAFWWVNGKGEEVKWSFEELGFLSRKVANVLTKECGLQKGDRLILILPRIPEWWLVKVACMRAGIVIIPGTSQLSAKDILYRLQASKAACIITTDRLAPAVDSVASQCQLLKTKLMVSKGSREGWLNFTELYQNQSADHSCVKTRIQDPMMIFFTSGTTGSPKMTLHSQGSLGFRPLLSERYWLDLTSSQMIWNTADTGWILTSIASFFDPWVFGSCVFIHNLPQTDSEVILNTLCRFPIDALVGAPTLFRMLVQNDLSKYKFKSLKYCMSGGEPLNPEVMEQWKSYTGLDIHEVYGQTEMGIICSVSKGMKIKPGSMGKAAPLYDVQIVDKNANILPPGQQGEIAIRSKPIRPLGFFSEYLDNPKKTAESERGDFYVTGDRGTMDEEGYFQFIGRDDDIIISSGYRIGPFEVESALIEHPAVVETAVVSSPDPLRGEVVKAFVVLSPTFSSTDLTSLTRDLQDHVKKTTAPYKYPRKVEFVKELPKTVTGKIKRNELRDKEWGRI; the protein is encoded by the exons ATGAAGCTGCTGTTGAAGTTACAGAATCTAAAACTCTTGTGGATTCTGAAACCTCCTAATAGGACTTTCCATGGACACCCCAGGCTGCTTTCCTCTGATGTGCATTCCCAATATGAGTCCATCAGACAGGGCAAACAGGAAATACCAAAGTACTTTAACTTTGCAAGTGATGTACTGGACAGATGGTCTGAGATTGAAAAG GCTGGAAAGAGACCATCAAACCCTGCTTTCTGGTGGGTAAATGGCAAAGGAGAAGAAGTGAAGTGGAGCTTTGAGGAGCTGGGGTTCCTGTCTCGGAAAGTGGCCAATGTACTGACTAAAGAATGTGGACTGCAGAAGGGAGACAGGCTTATCCTGATCCTACCACGAATTCCAGAATGGTGGCTGGTCAAGGTGGCTTGTATGAGAGCAG GAATTGTCATAATCCCAGGAACATCCCAATTATCAGCTAAAGACATACTGTACCGACTCCAGGCATCAAAGGCTGCGTGCATCATTACCACTGACAGACTGGCTCCTGCAGTGGACTCGGTGgcatcccagtgccagctcctgaAAACCAAGCTAATGGTgtccaaaggcagcagggagggatggctgAACTTCACTGAGCTGTACCA AAATCAATCTGCTGACCATTCCTGTGTCAAAACAAGGATTCAAGACCCAATGATGATCTTCTTTACCAGTGGAACTACAGGTTCTCCAAAGATGACTCTACATTCCCAGGGCAGTCTTGGTTTCAGACCCCTTTTAAGTGAAAG GTACTGGTTGGATTTGACTTCCTCTCAAATGATATGGAACACTGCAGACACAGGATGGATACTAACTTCAATAGCATCTTTTTTTGATCCTTGGGTTTTTGGGTCATGTGTCTTTATACATAACCTACCACAGACTGACTCAGAAGTTATCCTAAAT ACTCTCTGCAGATTCCCAATTGATGCCCTGGTTGGTGCTCCAACATTGTTCCGCATGCTGGTGCAAAATGATCTGTCCAA ATACAAATTCAAGAGCCTGAAGTACTGCATGAGTGGAGGGGAACCACTCAACCCAGAAGTCATGGAGCAGTGGAAGAGCTACACTGGGCTGGACATCCATGAAGTGTATGGCCAGACTGAAATG GGAATAATCTGCTCTGTTTCTAAAGGAATGAAGATTAAACCTGGATCAATGGGGAAAGCAGCTCCCCTTTATGATGTTCAG ATCGTAGACAAAAATGCCAATATCCTGCCTCCAGGACAACAGGGGGAAATTGCCATCAGAAGCAAACCTATAAGGCCACTTGgttttttctctgaatattta GATAACCCtaagaaaactgcagaaagtGAACGTGGGGATTTTTATGTCACTGGAGACAGAGGGACTATGGATGAAGAGGGATATTTCCAGTTTATTGGCAGAGACGATGACATCATCATTTCTTCAGG GTATCGCATTGGGCCATTTGAAGTAGAGAGTGCCCTGATAGAACACCCAGCTGTGGTAGAAACAGCTGTTGTCAGCAGCCCAGACCCCCTCAGAGGAGAG GTTGTGAAAGCATTTGTGGTTCTGTCCCCAACCTTTTCATCCACTGACCTGACAAGCTTAACTCGTGACTTGCAGGACCATGTTAAGAAAACTACTGCTCCATATAAATACCCTAGAAAG GTGGAATTTGTCAAAGAGCTGCCAAAGACAGTCACTGGGAAGATCAAGAGGAATGAATTAAGAGATAAAGAGTGGGGACGGATATAG